A DNA window from Aureibaculum sp. 2308TA14-22 contains the following coding sequences:
- the ahcY gene encoding adenosylhomocysteinase, protein MSTKTATYTPYKVKDISLADWGRKEIELAEAEMPGLMSLREEYKDEQPLKGARIAGCLHMTIQTAVLIETLTALGAEVTWSSCNIFSTQDQAAAAIAATGVQVYAWKGMTEEEFNWCIEQTLFFGEDKKPLNMILDDGGDLTNMVLDEHPELVAEIKGLSEETTTGVHRLYDRMKEGTLTMPAINVNDSVTKSKFDNKYGCRESAVDAIRRATDVMLAGKRVVVCGYGDVGKGTAASFKGAGSIVTITEIDPICALQAAMDGFEVKKLETVVEKADIVITTTGNKDIVTGEHFSKMKDKTIVCNIGHFDNEIAVEWLNTNYGNTKVEIKPQVDKYTIDGKDIILLAEGRLVNLGCATGHPSFVMSNSFTNQTLAQIELWKNHDNYENKVYMLPKYLDEKVARLHLEKIGVELETLREDQAKYIGVEVEGPYKPDYYRY, encoded by the coding sequence ATGAGTACTAAAACAGCAACATATACACCTTACAAAGTTAAGGATATTTCTTTAGCAGATTGGGGTAGAAAAGAAATTGAATTGGCAGAAGCAGAAATGCCTGGGTTGATGAGCTTACGCGAAGAATATAAAGATGAACAGCCCCTAAAGGGAGCTCGTATTGCTGGCTGTTTACACATGACCATTCAAACAGCTGTGCTTATTGAAACATTAACTGCTTTAGGTGCAGAAGTTACTTGGAGTTCTTGTAATATTTTTTCTACGCAAGATCAAGCCGCCGCCGCCATTGCCGCAACGGGAGTACAAGTTTATGCATGGAAAGGCATGACTGAGGAGGAATTCAATTGGTGCATCGAACAAACCTTATTTTTCGGTGAAGATAAAAAACCATTGAATATGATTTTAGATGATGGTGGGGATTTAACCAATATGGTGTTGGATGAGCACCCTGAATTAGTTGCTGAAATTAAAGGGTTGTCTGAAGAAACTACCACTGGTGTTCATAGGTTATATGATAGAATGAAAGAAGGCACATTAACAATGCCGGCTATAAATGTAAATGATTCGGTTACTAAATCTAAATTTGATAATAAATACGGATGTAGAGAAAGTGCCGTAGATGCCATAAGAAGGGCTACAGATGTTATGCTAGCTGGTAAGAGAGTGGTTGTTTGTGGTTACGGTGATGTGGGTAAAGGTACCGCAGCTTCTTTTAAGGGAGCCGGTTCTATTGTTACGATAACTGAAATAGATCCTATTTGTGCATTACAAGCAGCTATGGATGGTTTTGAAGTTAAAAAATTAGAAACGGTTGTAGAAAAAGCAGATATTGTTATTACCACTACTGGTAATAAGGATATTGTTACGGGAGAGCATTTCTCGAAAATGAAAGATAAGACTATTGTTTGTAATATTGGTCATTTTGATAATGAAATTGCCGTAGAATGGCTGAACACCAATTATGGAAACACTAAAGTAGAAATCAAACCACAAGTTGATAAATATACCATTGACGGTAAAGACATTATATTATTAGCTGAAGGCCGTTTGGTAAATTTAGGTTGTGCAACAGGTCACCCTAGTTTTGTGATGAGTAATTCATTTACCAACCAAACGTTGGCTCAAATAGAATTGTGGAAAAACCACGATAATTACGAAAACAAAGTGTACATGCTACCTAAATACTTAGACGAAAAAGTAGCACGTTTACATTTAGAAAAAATTGGTGTTGAGCTAGAAACATTGAGAGAAGATCAAGCAAAATATATAGGTGTAGAAGTAGAAGGTCCTTATAAGCCAGATTATTACAGATATTAA
- a CDS encoding universal stress protein, translating to MNTILVPVGSPRKALNTLQYAIDLVEGTQAKIYLVKAYGVTKVAGSLKNMDDFLETEANLDLENVVSHVNKKGIEVISKSISGNAKDIIKRTAKQLKIDLIVAGSRSDSKVFINKTPGYLIKNTDLPVLFVPRNYRFEKVNKVLLAIKSGVISSPDVLIPLEKVLNKFNARLNILRVVTPDVQEGDDVISKELTSLEHNFITSENTTVFKGLLENIGNINPDLLCVIRRKRGFFKRLWEKDKVYKKDFESNLPLLVLKGSE from the coding sequence ATGAATACGATTTTAGTTCCCGTAGGTTCGCCCAGAAAGGCTTTGAACACCTTACAGTATGCAATAGACCTTGTTGAAGGTACACAGGCAAAAATTTATTTAGTGAAAGCTTATGGTGTTACTAAAGTGGCAGGGAGTTTAAAGAATATGGACGATTTTTTAGAAACCGAAGCAAATCTAGATTTGGAGAATGTTGTCAGTCATGTTAATAAAAAGGGGATAGAAGTTATTTCTAAATCTATTAGTGGAAATGCGAAGGATATAATTAAGCGTACAGCAAAACAATTAAAAATTGATCTAATAGTAGCTGGGTCTAGAAGTGATAGTAAGGTATTCATTAACAAAACACCAGGCTATCTAATCAAAAATACAGATTTACCAGTTTTGTTTGTCCCCAGAAATTACCGATTTGAAAAAGTAAATAAGGTTTTACTGGCAATTAAATCGGGCGTTATATCTTCGCCAGACGTTCTAATTCCTTTGGAAAAGGTGTTAAATAAATTTAATGCTCGATTAAATATTTTGCGAGTTGTAACCCCTGATGTCCAAGAAGGAGATGACGTTATTAGCAAAGAATTAACATCATTGGAACACAATTTTATAACTTCTGAAAATACAACGGTTTTTAAAGGTCTTTTGGAGAATATAGGGAACATAAACCCAGATTTATTATGTGTTATCAGGAGAAAAAGAGGTTTTTTTAAACGGCTTTGGGAAAAAGATAAGGTTTATAAAAAGGACTTTGAAAGTAATTTGCCTTTATTGGTTTTAAAAGGTTCTGAGTAA
- a CDS encoding SDR family oxidoreductase gives MNALNNKVAYITGGTKGIGYGVAKCLLNAGMRVAISGRNLASAEKAAAALGNKDQVLALKSDVTNLENEKEAITKIIEKWGQLNLVLANAGIGKFAPIDELSPSDWNAMIDTNLTGVFHTLKGSVEALKKSKGYFITLASLAGTNFFGQGAGYNASKFGLVGFTQATMLDLRPYDIKVSTIMPGSVATYFNDNKPDESDAWKIQPEDIGKLVLDLLTMHPRTLPSKIEVRPTRPDLK, from the coding sequence ATGAACGCACTCAACAACAAAGTAGCATACATAACAGGAGGTACAAAAGGAATAGGATATGGCGTAGCAAAATGCTTATTAAATGCAGGAATGAGAGTTGCCATTAGTGGACGGAATTTAGCATCGGCAGAAAAAGCCGCTGCTGCATTAGGCAACAAAGACCAAGTATTGGCACTGAAATCCGATGTGACCAACTTAGAAAACGAAAAAGAGGCTATCACTAAAATAATCGAAAAGTGGGGACAATTAAATCTTGTATTGGCTAATGCAGGTATCGGTAAATTTGCCCCGATTGACGAACTTTCTCCATCAGATTGGAACGCTATGATAGACACTAACCTTACTGGTGTTTTTCATACCTTAAAGGGTTCAGTTGAAGCCTTAAAAAAATCAAAAGGGTATTTTATTACCCTAGCAAGTTTGGCAGGCACCAATTTCTTTGGTCAAGGTGCTGGATATAACGCCTCCAAATTCGGATTAGTGGGATTTACACAAGCGACAATGCTGGATTTACGGCCTTATGACATTAAAGTATCTACAATAATGCCAGGTTCTGTAGCTACATATTTTAATGATAATAAACCTGATGAAAGCGATGCATGGAAAATACAGCCTGAAGACATCGGCAAACTGGTATTGGATTTATTGACCATGCATCCACGAACGTTGCCAAGTAAAATTGAGGTTAGACCTACAAGACCAGATTTGAAATAA
- the pckA gene encoding phosphoenolpyruvate carboxykinase (ATP), which translates to MKNIKVIQELHDLGITGYHEVVYNPTYQELYDAEVSYARKGFEKGADTSTGAVAVKTGVFTGRSPKDRYIVKDDITKDTIDWNKVNVPTSNEIYQDLKGLVLEQLSTSPKLYVVDAFCGTNVDTRLKVRFVMEVAWQAHFVTNMFIRPSIYELENFGEPDFVVMNGSKTVNPNWKEQGLNSENFVVFNLTEKIQIIGGTWYGGEMKKGMFAMMNYYLPLKGMASMHCSANVGEDGDVAVFFGLSGTGKTTLSADPKRYLIGDDEHGWDDNGVFNFEGGCYAKVIDLSEKNEPDIWRAIKRDALLENVVVDEYGEVDYYDHSITQNSRVSYPIYNINKIVLPSKAGHASKIIYLSADAFGVLPPVSVLDDAQAQYHFLCGFTSKLAGTERGITEPQPSFSPAFGEAFLTLKPTMYSSTLVAKMKEHNAKAYLVNTGWNGTGKRISLKDTRAIIDAILDGSIDKAETVDIPFLNLTAPKELPGVSDILDPRDTYKDVSEWEVKAKKLAGLYIKNFEKYCDTEEGRALVKAGPQL; encoded by the coding sequence ATGAAGAATATCAAAGTTATTCAGGAGTTACACGATCTAGGAATTACGGGATACCATGAGGTTGTTTACAATCCTACTTATCAGGAATTGTACGACGCAGAAGTGTCTTATGCAAGAAAGGGTTTTGAAAAAGGGGCAGATACTTCTACGGGTGCTGTTGCCGTTAAGACTGGAGTTTTTACAGGACGCTCTCCTAAAGATAGATATATAGTAAAAGACGATATTACTAAAGATACTATTGACTGGAATAAGGTTAATGTACCAACTTCTAATGAAATATATCAGGATTTAAAAGGACTGGTTTTAGAACAACTTTCAACATCACCTAAATTGTATGTAGTAGATGCATTTTGTGGTACCAACGTTGACACACGATTAAAAGTGCGTTTTGTGATGGAGGTAGCATGGCAAGCACATTTTGTTACTAACATGTTTATTAGACCTTCAATTTACGAATTAGAAAATTTTGGTGAACCAGATTTTGTTGTGATGAATGGTTCAAAAACTGTGAACCCTAACTGGAAAGAACAAGGATTAAATTCTGAGAACTTTGTAGTGTTTAATTTGACAGAAAAAATCCAAATTATTGGTGGTACATGGTACGGAGGTGAAATGAAAAAAGGAATGTTCGCCATGATGAATTATTACTTACCATTGAAAGGAATGGCTTCAATGCACTGTTCCGCTAATGTTGGAGAAGACGGTGATGTAGCAGTATTTTTTGGTTTATCGGGAACTGGTAAAACTACCCTATCTGCAGATCCAAAACGTTACTTAATTGGTGATGACGAACATGGATGGGATGACAATGGTGTATTTAACTTTGAAGGTGGTTGTTATGCAAAAGTTATTGACTTAAGCGAAAAAAACGAACCAGATATTTGGAGGGCTATTAAAAGAGATGCACTATTAGAAAACGTTGTTGTTGATGAATATGGAGAAGTAGATTACTACGATCATTCAATTACACAAAATTCAAGAGTTTCATACCCAATTTACAATATCAATAAAATTGTATTGCCATCAAAAGCGGGTCATGCTAGTAAAATCATTTATCTATCTGCTGATGCATTTGGGGTATTACCTCCAGTTTCAGTTTTAGATGATGCACAAGCTCAGTACCATTTCTTATGTGGGTTTACATCTAAATTAGCGGGAACAGAAAGAGGAATTACAGAACCTCAACCATCATTCTCCCCTGCATTTGGTGAAGCATTTTTAACGTTGAAACCAACAATGTATTCTTCTACATTGGTTGCTAAAATGAAAGAACACAACGCAAAAGCGTATTTAGTAAATACGGGTTGGAACGGAACTGGAAAGAGAATATCGTTAAAAGATACACGTGCAATTATTGATGCCATATTAGATGGTTCAATTGATAAAGCTGAAACTGTTGACATTCCTTTCTTAAACTTAACAGCTCCAAAAGAATTACCAGGAGTAAGTGATATTTTAGATCCAAGGGATACCTATAAAGATGTTTCTGAATGGGAAGTGAAAGCTAAAAAATTAGCTGGTCTTTACATCAAAAACTTTGAAAAATATTGTGATACTGAAGAAGGGCGTGCTTTAGTAAAAGCTGGACCACAGTTATAA
- a CDS encoding SLC13 family permease, translating into MVLLEAVDKKVLTIIRVMIYLMLTILTITIALFVWGKFPPDIVALISMISLFLTGILDATETLSGFSNPTVIMIAALFIIGEGLSQTGWTALAGKKFVEWAGKSAPKLLVLVTLGGGVLSGFVSNTGTVATLMPMTISSAWSIGTMPSKILMPVAFGSNTGGLLTLTGTPPNIITSNALIEAGFEGFSFFEFALIGLPLLIIAILYFRYIGYKLLPKNKTNNKPVNIESTLHKWIESYKIEGDYYRLRIRSVSPLINTKIEDWNFGNDFHISIIRLKRRHPSVLKRVEPFIEFPTPDTEMRYHDILTVKGDTEAINNLMIKFRLGLLPLESIKEELKNNLLNQEVGMTEIIVTPQSILVGKRKLGQYFQRFNIQLLAGSRNSKPIIDKENVVKAGDAFLIRGAWEDIEALKQQHENIVICGSPERMAKNIDNLTFKSYIALGALVLMVVLLVFKIVPGSIAALISAGVVMLTGCVPISKAYKGISWTSVVMIAAMIPMGIALQKTGTAQLIASNLVTYLGSVHPILLLGGIFLLTTTFSQVINNSATAVLMAPIAILAAGSLQISPEPFMIAVAISASTAFLTPVGTTTNAMVMTAGGYKFIDYLKVGAPLLLLFFIITLLLVPVIWPF; encoded by the coding sequence ATGGTTTTATTAGAAGCTGTTGATAAAAAAGTATTAACTATAATTAGAGTTATGATTTATTTAATGTTGACCATTTTAACTATCACTATTGCCTTATTTGTTTGGGGTAAATTTCCACCAGATATTGTAGCGTTAATCTCCATGATAAGCCTGTTTTTAACAGGTATATTAGATGCTACTGAAACATTAAGCGGTTTTAGTAATCCTACCGTTATAATGATTGCAGCTCTTTTTATAATAGGAGAGGGACTTTCGCAAACTGGTTGGACTGCATTGGCGGGTAAAAAGTTTGTAGAGTGGGCTGGTAAAAGTGCACCTAAATTACTTGTCTTGGTAACACTGGGAGGTGGTGTTTTGTCTGGCTTTGTCAGCAATACTGGTACCGTGGCAACATTAATGCCAATGACTATTTCTTCGGCTTGGAGCATAGGTACAATGCCATCAAAAATACTAATGCCCGTTGCTTTTGGATCCAATACTGGTGGGTTGTTGACATTAACAGGTACACCACCAAATATTATAACGAGCAATGCTCTTATCGAAGCTGGTTTTGAGGGGTTTTCTTTTTTTGAATTTGCTTTGATTGGTTTGCCCTTACTGATTATTGCAATACTTTATTTTAGATATATAGGCTATAAATTGTTGCCTAAAAATAAAACAAATAACAAACCTGTAAATATTGAGTCAACTTTACACAAATGGATAGAGTCTTATAAAATTGAAGGTGATTATTATAGGTTACGGATACGATCTGTTTCACCACTAATAAATACTAAAATTGAGGATTGGAATTTCGGAAATGATTTTCATATTTCTATTATCCGATTAAAAAGAAGACATCCAAGTGTATTAAAAAGAGTAGAGCCTTTTATTGAATTTCCTACACCTGATACAGAAATGAGATATCACGATATCCTAACAGTAAAAGGTGATACTGAAGCCATCAATAATTTAATGATAAAATTTAGATTGGGGTTGCTACCGCTAGAATCTATTAAAGAGGAACTAAAAAATAACCTATTAAACCAAGAAGTTGGTATGACAGAAATTATTGTAACACCACAATCAATTTTGGTTGGAAAACGCAAATTAGGTCAATATTTTCAACGATTTAACATACAATTACTTGCAGGTTCTCGTAATAGCAAACCAATTATAGATAAAGAAAATGTTGTAAAAGCTGGTGATGCCTTTTTAATAAGAGGTGCATGGGAAGATATTGAAGCTTTAAAGCAACAGCACGAAAATATAGTAATTTGTGGCAGTCCAGAAAGAATGGCAAAGAATATAGACAACTTAACTTTCAAATCTTATATAGCCTTAGGGGCTTTAGTCTTAATGGTTGTTTTACTAGTTTTTAAGATAGTACCTGGATCTATTGCTGCCTTAATTAGTGCAGGTGTTGTAATGCTTACAGGATGTGTACCTATTTCAAAAGCTTATAAAGGTATTAGTTGGACAAGCGTGGTAATGATCGCTGCAATGATTCCTATGGGTATCGCTTTGCAAAAAACAGGTACAGCACAACTAATAGCAAGTAATTTGGTTACTTATTTGGGTTCAGTTCACCCGATATTATTGTTAGGAGGCATTTTTTTACTCACCACAACCTTCAGTCAAGTAATTAATAACAGTGCAACTGCCGTATTAATGGCACCGATTGCAATTTTAGCAGCCGGCTCTTTACAAATATCACCAGAACCTTTTATGATAGCAGTTGCAATTAGTGCCTCAACTGCCTTTTTAACACCAGTAGGTACAACAACAAATGCAATGGTTATGACTGCTGGGGGTTATAAATTTATAGACTATTTAAAAGTAGGTGCTCCATTACTCTTACTATTTTTTATAATAACCTTGCTACTTGTGCCTGTTATATGGCCTTTTTAA
- a CDS encoding alpha/beta hydrolase family protein, with protein MIIKRNIQLQGKHQKPILTDVFYIENNQPKPVVIFAHGYKGFKDWGCWDLVAENFAKNGIFFIKFNFSHNGGTVKQPIDFPDLEAFGQNNFIKELDDLEAIIDWISEGSEYKNEVDSTNITLIGHSRGGGIVTIKASEDNRISKVITWAGVSDYGARFPQGEILKLWKKHGVSYIENSRTKQQLPHYYQFYENFVANKNRLHIKTAVENLKIPYLIIHGTDDETVKLNEAKNLHFWSKSSELYTIKNANHTFGGKHPWEEKKLPPHLFEIVEKSGVFVGF; from the coding sequence ATGATAATTAAACGAAACATTCAACTACAAGGGAAACACCAAAAACCCATTTTAACAGATGTGTTTTATATTGAAAATAACCAACCCAAACCTGTTGTAATTTTTGCACACGGTTATAAAGGTTTTAAAGATTGGGGCTGTTGGGATTTGGTGGCAGAAAATTTCGCCAAAAATGGTATTTTCTTTATCAAGTTTAATTTTTCGCATAATGGAGGTACTGTAAAACAACCGATTGATTTTCCCGATTTGGAAGCTTTTGGACAAAATAATTTTATAAAAGAACTTGATGATTTAGAAGCTATTATTGATTGGATTTCGGAAGGAAGCGAATATAAAAATGAAGTTGACTCAACAAACATTACCTTAATAGGTCATTCTAGAGGTGGAGGCATTGTTACTATCAAAGCCAGCGAAGACAACCGCATAAGTAAAGTTATTACCTGGGCTGGTGTTTCTGATTATGGAGCTAGATTCCCACAAGGTGAAATTTTGAAATTGTGGAAAAAACATGGTGTTTCGTATATTGAGAATTCCAGAACCAAGCAACAACTACCACATTATTATCAGTTCTATGAAAATTTTGTAGCAAATAAGAACAGATTGCATATTAAAACTGCCGTAGAAAACTTGAAAATTCCCTATTTGATAATTCATGGTACAGATGATGAAACTGTGAAATTGAATGAAGCAAAAAATTTGCATTTTTGGTCTAAAAGCAGTGAACTTTATACCATAAAAAATGCAAATCACACTTTTGGAGGGAAACATCCTTGGGAAGAAAAAAAGTTACCACCGCACCTTTTCGAAATCGTTGAAAAATCAGGCGTTTTTGTAGGGTTTTAG
- a CDS encoding PD-(D/E)XK nuclease family protein, whose translation MQSFLNRVVTDVLSKNSNSTELTFVLPSKRAGIFLKNTLKSKLKKTTILPKIISIEEFIEELSRVNSIDNTNLLFEFYTIYKKVIEKDKAESFENFVKWAPLLLQDFNEIDRHLVDANYLFSYLTDIKRLETLLKGEQKTDLILNQVKFYENFESYYNTLYGYLLEKKVGYQGLQYREAVENIEWYINNTPDKIVLVGFNALNKAEETIFKSLLDNNLATIYWDIDKFFVENNPQVSNFIDKYKTKWNYFITNGFNWFSDEFTSKKKIKIIGTPKDISQIKYAGEILKEIANTTTNFSDTALVLAEESMLGASLNSLPTDVERVNITMGYELKNIPLSTVFEYLLKLQMHHKKGAFYYKEVLALLNHPQVKSFFNNPAIIDDLLYKIAANNFTYLTKSSLIRLADNNSEFNKLSFLFDNWENNANTAIKNCIKYIELVKKKRNLNKLEREYLFRFYTIFQQLLNLNQKFGHITDIKTLSVFYNQMLKMEKLSFKGEPLSGLQIMGVLETRVLDFKNIIITSVNEGILPAGKSDNSFIPFDIKREVGLPTYKEKDAIFAYHFFRLIQRAENIYVIYNTEADSYGSGEQSRFLTQLEILKKNEVEKIVVSPNVVKTNIDFKEISKKEFVDKELKGLAEKGFSASTLTKYILNPLEFYNQKILKIREIEEVEETIAANTLGTIIHKTLEALYEPYINEILTEDTLLQMKSKVSSEVRKWFKEVYNSGNISKGKNLLVYNVAQQFVTNFLNQELRLIKDGNVLKILALEKKLTLKIKVESLNFPVQLVGEADRIDELNGTTRIIDYKTGKVEQKELNIKDWSLITKDYKKHNKSFQVLFYALLFSESLGLNIDKQPLESGIVSFKNLKVGFLKINKATVTQEDIDFFKTELKQLLVEIFDPTIPILEKESPFTT comes from the coding sequence ATGCAAAGCTTTTTAAATCGGGTTGTAACCGATGTACTTTCTAAGAATAGCAACAGTACAGAACTTACTTTTGTATTGCCCAGTAAAAGAGCGGGAATATTTTTAAAAAACACGCTAAAATCTAAATTAAAAAAAACTACAATACTGCCGAAAATAATAAGTATTGAGGAGTTTATTGAGGAGCTGTCTAGAGTTAATTCAATTGACAACACAAACTTGTTATTTGAATTTTATACTATTTATAAAAAAGTAATAGAAAAGGACAAAGCTGAAAGCTTTGAAAACTTTGTCAAATGGGCTCCATTATTACTTCAAGATTTTAATGAGATTGATAGACATTTAGTTGACGCTAATTATCTATTCTCTTACCTCACGGACATTAAAAGATTAGAAACATTATTAAAAGGAGAGCAAAAGACAGATTTAATTTTAAATCAAGTAAAGTTTTACGAAAATTTTGAAAGCTATTATAATACACTTTATGGTTATTTACTCGAAAAAAAGGTAGGATATCAAGGCTTACAATACAGAGAAGCTGTTGAAAACATAGAATGGTACATTAACAACACACCCGATAAGATAGTTTTGGTTGGTTTTAATGCTTTAAATAAAGCCGAAGAAACCATTTTCAAGAGTTTACTAGATAATAACTTAGCTACAATCTATTGGGACATAGATAAGTTTTTTGTAGAAAATAACCCGCAAGTCTCTAATTTTATAGATAAATATAAGACCAAATGGAATTATTTTATAACAAACGGTTTCAACTGGTTTTCTGATGAGTTTACATCAAAAAAGAAGATTAAGATTATTGGCACGCCAAAAGATATTTCGCAAATAAAATATGCTGGCGAAATTTTAAAAGAAATTGCCAATACAACTACTAATTTTTCAGATACAGCTTTGGTTTTGGCAGAAGAGTCCATGCTCGGAGCTTCTTTAAATTCATTACCAACAGATGTAGAGCGTGTTAATATTACCATGGGGTATGAGCTTAAAAATATTCCTTTGAGTACTGTTTTTGAGTATCTGCTTAAACTTCAAATGCATCATAAAAAAGGAGCATTTTATTATAAAGAAGTATTGGCATTATTAAATCATCCGCAGGTAAAATCTTTTTTTAATAACCCAGCAATTATTGATGATTTACTATATAAAATTGCTGCTAATAATTTTACTTACCTAACCAAATCGAGTTTAATAAGGTTGGCTGATAATAATTCAGAGTTCAACAAGCTTTCTTTTTTATTCGACAACTGGGAAAATAACGCTAATACTGCTATAAAAAACTGCATTAAATATATTGAACTTGTAAAGAAAAAAAGAAATCTTAACAAACTTGAAAGAGAATACCTGTTTCGTTTTTACACCATTTTTCAGCAATTGCTAAACCTTAACCAAAAGTTTGGACATATTACAGATATTAAAACGCTTAGTGTGTTTTATAACCAGATGCTTAAAATGGAAAAATTATCCTTTAAAGGAGAACCTTTATCAGGTTTGCAAATTATGGGAGTGTTGGAAACCCGTGTACTTGATTTTAAAAATATAATCATCACATCAGTAAACGAAGGGATTTTACCTGCTGGGAAATCAGATAATTCTTTTATTCCTTTTGATATTAAAAGAGAGGTGGGATTGCCTACTTACAAAGAAAAAGACGCCATTTTTGCCTATCACTTTTTTAGATTGATTCAACGTGCGGAAAATATATATGTTATTTATAACACTGAAGCAGATAGTTATGGTTCGGGTGAGCAAAGCCGCTTTTTAACACAATTGGAAATCTTAAAAAAAAATGAAGTTGAAAAGATTGTGGTAAGCCCAAATGTGGTTAAAACCAATATTGATTTTAAAGAAATTTCAAAAAAAGAATTTGTCGATAAAGAATTAAAAGGCTTGGCTGAAAAAGGATTTTCAGCATCAACACTTACTAAATATATTCTAAATCCATTAGAATTCTACAACCAAAAAATTCTTAAAATCAGAGAAATTGAAGAGGTTGAAGAGACTATAGCTGCAAATACATTGGGAACTATTATTCATAAAACATTAGAAGCTCTCTACGAGCCTTATATTAATGAAATTTTAACCGAAGACACATTGCTTCAAATGAAGTCTAAAGTTTCTTCAGAGGTTCGCAAATGGTTTAAAGAAGTGTATAACAGCGGTAATATTTCTAAAGGTAAAAACTTATTGGTGTATAATGTGGCACAACAATTTGTAACTAATTTTTTAAATCAAGAATTAAGATTGATTAAAGATGGGAATGTCTTGAAAATTTTAGCTTTAGAAAAGAAATTAACTTTAAAAATTAAAGTTGAGAGTTTAAACTTTCCAGTTCAACTGGTTGGTGAAGCAGATAGGATTGACGAACTTAACGGAACAACCAGAATCATAGATTACAAAACAGGAAAAGTGGAGCAAAAAGAATTGAATATTAAAGATTGGTCTTTAATAACAAAAGATTATAAAAAGCACAATAAAAGTTTTCAAGTGCTTTTTTATGCTCTGTTGTTTTCAGAATCATTAGGGTTAAACATAGATAAACAACCTTTAGAAAGCGGAATTGTATCATTCAAAAATTTAAAAGTAGGGTTTTTAAAAATAAATAAAGCTACAGTAACTCAAGAAGATATTGACTTTTTTAAGACCGAATTAAAACAATTATTAGTAGAAATATTTGACCCAACTATTCCAATACTAGAAAAAGAATCACCATTTACAACATGA